Genomic segment of Colletotrichum destructivum chromosome 5, complete sequence:
TTTCACTGAAGGCCTTTATATCGATTACCGCTACTTTGACTCACGGAACATTACTCCTCGATATGAGTTTGGCTTCGGTCTCTCTTATACTACCTTTAATTTTGCCGATTTATCAGTTGGCTTGACTTCAGATGCCGACACGTCAGAGTATCCCGATCCCGCTATTGCAGTTGTACAGGGTGGCCACCCTTCTTTGTGGGAGACCATCGCCATCTCCAAGGTGTCTGTTAGCAACACTGGTGACGTAGATGGTACGGAGGTTGCTCAGCTATACATTGGAGTACCGGGGGATGACAGCCCGGTTAGACAGCTTCGTGGCTTCTTGCCTGTTTACCTGTCCCCTGGGCAGACAAGAACCGCCGCTTTCGAGCTCACTCGACGAGACCTCAGTGTCTGGGACGTCGAGAGCCAGCAATGGCGCCTGCGGAGAGGCACTTACACCGTTTGGGTTGGGTCGTCCAGCAGGGATCTGGCTCTGCGAGGTGAGATTGAGATCAAATAGCGACTGTAATCTGTCACAATCATGACGAAATGGGAAACCAAGATAATGTAATTCTTATCTCACCAGATTTCTTTGTTTTCCCTCAGGGATACTACATTTGGCTCAAGAAATACAAAAGCTGTCCAGTCCTAATTGTCTCGATCAGAATTGGCTCGTGTCCTTTGGAGAGCACCCGAATGTAACTTCAGTTCTTGTTGGACAAGAACCCTGAAGCAGTCGTGCATTCTGACTGGCACGCTAAAACCTAAAATCAGCCTCAACCCATCATCTACAAGCACGCACACACAAGTGGTTGAACATCACTCCATTCTCATGACTCAGGTTAACATCTGGTTCCAACCTGCAGGACTTGGCGGTAACCGCCCCATAACTCAGACATCGCTTATGCAGCTTGACTGGTTCATTCGCATTACTCGAGATTGACCTTGCGTACTGTGAACGACGGTGAATGGACGGGATGAGTAACTGAATGCTTGGCTGGCTGTTCCATCCTTCCCAAACTCTTGGCTCGTAAACATTCGGATAGTTGTTCCTCCATTGTTCGGGTCATGATACTGTCCGAAGCAACGGCGATAAGATCGATAAGACAAAATCCGGGCTGTGACACGCTTTATTTGTCTTATTCCAAGCATACTCTCTGCTTGGTCGGGGTCGTTATTGCTGTCCTCGGTGCATCTTCATCCGAAGTAGATTTCACTTCTTATATGCCGCTTCTGGGTTCGGATAGCTAATGATGTGAACGCCACTGTACTTTTGTAACTTTTATTCGCAATAAATTGTTCGATATGTTTCAGAACCACGAGTTGCGGCGCCTCAATGGGAATGAGAAGTCATGTGTTGGTGTGATGCTGACGTCTGACAACGATGTTCCTGAGCATGAACCACCTCCGGACACCGAAAGCCCCCCTCAGTCCATTCCATGGAGTTACAAATGGATTGCTTTGGCATGCGTTATTGCCTTTCCAGTTGGCTCAAACTGGACCAACGCTAGTCTGGGTCCGCTGAAAAACACTCTACGCAACGAGCTCGGGGTCACCAATGCCCAATTCGGAGTTATATCCAGCGCCGATTCTTTTGTCAATTCGATTTTCCCCATCGTTGGAGGAATGACTCTAGATTGGTGGGGCCCCAACAGAATTACAATATGCTGCACTACAATCATCTTTGTCGGTGCGTCTGTCGCTGCGGGAGCCGTTCACCTGGAGTCGTGGAGAATGCTTGCGGCTGGCCATGTCCTCATGGGGTTTGGAGTTGCTATCCTTGACCAAGCGCAGCAAAAGGTTTGACTGTTTGCTTCTGTATGCCCCTAATACATTTTCTAGGAGATGCTTACATTCAATTTGAAATCACTCAGTTCGTCTATCATTGGTTCGGTGCCGGTGGTCTCGCCTTCGCCTTTGGTCTCGAAAACGCAGTTTCTAGCACAGTAGGAATGGTTGCTGGCATGGTAGCCATTCCTATTCGAGACCGAACGGGATGGTACGGGTGGACTTTTTGGATACCTGCAATCTTTTGTGGTTTATCCTTGATCATCAACATTCTCTATGTTTTTCTCGAGCGGATGTTTATCCCCAAGCATCTTCAACTGACATCCGCACGCGCGAAGGCACTCGCTGAAAACCATAAGCTCAACGTCAAGAGAGTATTTTCCTGGAAGTCTCTCACAAAGCTACCCTGGCAGTACCTCATGCTTCCTGGTACGCAAATCTTACAAAGCGGCGGCGCTAATGGGTTCGGAGTCTCGGCTGCGGACATTATCCGCATGAAGAACTACAGTGAAGAGACGGCTGGCTTCATGTCAACAGGTCAACGAGTGCTTCGAATCGTTGGCAGCCCGCTTGTAGGATGGTTGATTGATCGATATGGCCATCGCTTCCATTATGTTGCAGTGGCGCCATTGTTCTACATTATCGCCAATTCCCTCATTGGCTTCACGAATCTCCACCCACTTGTAGCGCTGGTGTTTCAATCAATGGCAGGGCTCATCAACGGCATGCCACTCAACGTCTGCATTCCACTCTTGGTTGCGGATCAAGATAAGCTGGGAACGGCTTTTGGGATATGGAGGGCTTTCAACAATTCTGGCGGCACGATTGTAAGTTTTAAATGCGAAACTTGACTTTACAAGCGCCAAGCTAATGCAACGGCAGATGGAGGTTGCGTACGGTGTTCTCCAAGATGGTACCAGAGACATGGGCTACGACAAGGTTCTCAAGGTTTCGACCGCAATCAAGGCATGGGGCTTTGCACTCGGAGTCATCTACGTTGTGCTCGATCACAAGAAGCTCGGCAAAGGCATGACTTTGACTCGCGATCGCCGAGAACGGTTTGAAGCAGAGATCGAGGATAGGGACACACATCCTCTTACCAAGAGGGAAGTCCGAAAGCCTTGGACGATCTACACCCTTTCGATCCTTGTTGCAATGATCGCCACTGCGTGGACTTTGTTTATCAAATACTTGATTTAACCAAACCTGCCTTGCGTCGCATTGGGTCATGGTTTGTGGGGGTTGGTACACTACACTGTTGTGGAGGATAGCATAAGTTCGAAGTCTGGAAATAATCAAACAAACGCTGTCCATATATTTCGCTTCTGAAACTAAGCCACAGCTTGTGGCTTTGCAGCTAAACTCCAATCTAACGCCTAGTAATGCTTGTCAAATGCACTTACACCATGTCCCTATTAGTCCTATCATCTCCAAGCTATTTCGAACGCCGCCACCGTTGCCAAGGGTGAATCGGAGCCCACTAGCCACTTGTTTTCTTGGCATACGTTTACAATTGTACCGTCTTAGCTCCCCCATAGATGATAGCTGACTAAAACTGGCGAAGCGACCTAACGCTCCCTATATAATTTTGTGTCTGCCCCCCCCAACGCGTCTCCCAACTTGGTTTTGTTATGACGCTCCCCTTTTGATTATGCTCGCATGGAGTATCACCATTAAAAATTTCTACTCTTCGACACTGCGCCTTGCTTCTTCAAATTAGCAACTTGATCATGGGGTCAACAACTACCCAGATCGATATTGACGCCAAGTTGATATACAACTACCATCGCATGGATATGCCTTTGTACCCCGCCACGGCCGTCTTCTGCCTCTGTAGCCTCGACAAACGCGTTGCGGCTCGTGCTGCGCAGCTTTTCCTGGATGGGTACGGAGAGTACCTTATCTACTCCGGTGGCGTCGGCAAGTTGACGGCAGGGCGGTTTACCGAACCCGAAGCGGAG
This window contains:
- a CDS encoding Putative major facilitator superfamily, MFS transporter superfamily, with protein sequence MFQNHELRRLNGNEKSCVGVMLTSDNDVPEHEPPPDTESPPQSIPWSYKWIALACVIAFPVGSNWTNASLGPLKNTLRNELGVTNAQFGVISSADSFVNSIFPIVGGMTLDWWGPNRITICCTTIIFVGASVAAGAVHLESWRMLAAGHVLMGFGVAILDQAQQKFVYHWFGAGGLAFAFGLENAVSSTVGMVAGMVAIPIRDRTGWYGWTFWIPAIFCGLSLIINILYVFLERMFIPKHLQLTSARAKALAENHKLNVKRVFSWKSLTKLPWQYLMLPGTQILQSGGANGFGVSAADIIRMKNYSEETAGFMSTGQRVLRIVGSPLVGWLIDRYGHRFHYVAVAPLFYIIANSLIGFTNLHPLVALVFQSMAGLINGMPLNVCIPLLVADQDKLGTAFGIWRAFNNSGGTIMEVAYGVLQDGTRDMGYDKVLKVSTAIKAWGFALGVIYVVLDHKKLGKGMTLTRDRRERFEAEIEDRDTHPLTKREVRKPWTIYTLSILVAMIATAWTLFIKYLI